A section of the Rhizomicrobium sp. genome encodes:
- a CDS encoding fimbria/pilus outer membrane usher protein, translating into MTRAALAAALAYSYLAGAAAAASGGERLVLELWVNGHSSHVIAKVIDRDGAILVDAVDLAAAGIKAGPAETDADGLVALAALDGVQAQLQGAEQQLQLTADERRLAPQTFDLRAPPTAQATTAGIGFIGQYDLAATVDDFGHAGDTASLGAALAGTVFTPYGTLTANGFSQIQSGSSRFTRLDTTAEFDQQESMRHWLVGDAISGGLNWSRSVRFAGLQIATDFALRPDLATLPLPSFFGQSAVPATVDVFVNSARVFETELAPGPFQIDNLPVITGAGQASIVVRDVLGRETTAVLPFFATNALLRPGLSSYDLDIGFLRQNYGIRSFDYDQAAMTGTYRVGVADWLTLETHGEATLDVQLAGGGAAFSLGPYGAMQIAAAASHSDRAGIRSTGALYSVSLDTQSYPVGFFASLNATSGTYEDIATIGGVAPPRLQVQLGANLNLARYGSFAASWIETRRERRDTTRLASASYTLSFADRWYVGTTGFYDYTNRVWTAEAFLSVSLDDGLIADASARAGRHANEEEVGLARSVNPDGGFGYRVSASTGDTTIARAGATWIGPHGSLDADVTSRDGAVAGRVLASGAVVAMDGSVYATQIPNGAVALVHTGQENARIFRENRQVATADSDGDALLTGLVPYTENRIAIDPRDYDLATIIDTTDEIVVPRRMGGVIVDLAPRSHSPAIVILHLRDGNPPPPGSRVALSDGGDPLVVGRGGEIFIADFRRALKGTVEYGERSCRFEVQPPPGSPNDSIPRLGPVLCARDESP; encoded by the coding sequence GTGACACGCGCGGCCCTCGCGGCGGCCCTGGCATATTCATATCTGGCCGGCGCGGCGGCGGCGGCAAGCGGCGGCGAACGGCTCGTTTTGGAGCTGTGGGTCAATGGCCATTCCAGCCATGTGATCGCCAAGGTCATCGACCGCGACGGAGCGATCCTCGTCGACGCGGTCGATCTTGCCGCGGCGGGCATCAAGGCAGGCCCCGCCGAAACGGATGCCGACGGGCTCGTCGCCCTTGCCGCGCTCGACGGCGTGCAGGCGCAGCTCCAGGGCGCGGAGCAGCAGCTCCAGCTCACCGCGGACGAGCGCCGCCTCGCGCCGCAGACCTTCGATCTGCGCGCGCCGCCGACGGCGCAAGCGACCACCGCCGGCATCGGATTCATCGGCCAATACGATCTGGCGGCCACCGTCGACGATTTCGGCCATGCCGGCGACACGGCGAGTCTCGGCGCCGCCCTGGCGGGCACCGTCTTCACGCCGTACGGGACACTGACCGCGAACGGCTTCTCCCAAATCCAGTCGGGAAGTTCGCGCTTCACGCGACTCGATACGACCGCGGAGTTCGACCAGCAGGAATCGATGCGGCACTGGCTGGTGGGAGACGCGATCTCCGGCGGCCTGAACTGGTCGCGCTCGGTGCGTTTCGCGGGCCTGCAGATCGCCACCGACTTCGCGCTCCGGCCCGATCTCGCGACCCTGCCCCTGCCGAGTTTCTTCGGCCAGTCGGCGGTCCCCGCGACGGTGGACGTGTTCGTCAATTCGGCGCGGGTGTTCGAGACGGAGCTGGCACCCGGCCCGTTCCAGATCGACAATCTTCCCGTCATCACCGGCGCCGGCCAGGCGAGCATCGTGGTACGCGACGTGCTGGGGCGGGAGACCACGGCGGTGCTGCCGTTCTTCGCGACCAATGCGCTGCTCCGCCCGGGGCTTTCCTCCTACGATCTCGATATCGGGTTCCTGCGCCAGAATTACGGAATACGCAGTTTCGACTACGACCAGGCGGCGATGACCGGGACCTATCGGGTCGGCGTCGCCGACTGGCTGACGCTCGAGACGCATGGCGAGGCGACCCTGGACGTGCAGCTCGCGGGCGGCGGCGCGGCCTTCTCGCTCGGCCCTTACGGCGCGATGCAGATCGCCGCCGCGGCCAGCCATAGCGACCGTGCCGGCATCCGCAGCACCGGCGCGCTCTATTCGGTGTCGCTCGACACCCAGTCCTATCCGGTCGGGTTCTTCGCCTCGCTCAACGCCACCTCCGGCACCTATGAGGACATCGCGACCATCGGCGGCGTCGCGCCGCCCAGACTGCAGGTGCAGCTCGGCGCGAATCTCAATCTCGCCCGCTACGGCTCTTTCGCGGCGTCCTGGATCGAAACCCGGCGCGAGCGGCGCGACACGACGCGGCTCGCCTCCGCATCCTACACCTTGTCCTTCGCCGACCGCTGGTATGTCGGCACGACCGGCTTCTACGATTATACCAACCGGGTGTGGACCGCCGAGGCGTTTCTCAGCGTCTCGCTCGACGACGGCCTCATCGCGGATGCCTCGGCGCGCGCCGGACGCCACGCCAATGAGGAAGAGGTCGGCCTCGCCCGATCGGTCAATCCCGACGGCGGCTTCGGCTATCGCGTCTCCGCCTCGACCGGCGACACCACCATCGCGCGGGCGGGAGCAACCTGGATCGGCCCGCATGGCAGTCTCGATGCCGACGTCACGTCGCGGGACGGCGCCGTGGCGGGGCGGGTGCTGGCCTCCGGCGCGGTCGTGGCGATGGACGGTTCGGTCTACGCGACGCAGATCCCGAACGGCGCGGTGGCGCTGGTGCACACGGGCCAGGAGAACGCCCGCATCTTCCGCGAGAACCGGCAGGTCGCGACGGCCGATTCGGACGGCGATGCGCTGCTCACCGGGCTGGTGCCCTATACCGAGAACCGGATCGCCATCGACCCGCGCGACTACGACCTTGCGACGATCATCGACACCACGGACGAGATCGTGGTGCCGCGGCGCATGGGTGGCGTGATCGTCGATCTGGCGCCGCGTTCGCACAGTCCGGCCATCGTCATCCTGCATCTGCGCGACGGAAATCCTCCGCCGCCCGGTTCGCGCGTCGCGCTGAGCGACGGCGGCGACCCCCTGGTCGTGGGTCGCGGCGGCGAGATCTTCATCGCGGATTTTCGCCGCGCCCTGAAGGGGACCGTGGAGTACGGCGAACGATCCTGCCGTTTCGAGGTGCAGCCGCCGCCGGGTTCCCCGAACGACAGCATTCCCCGGCTGGGACCGGTTCTTTGCGCAAGGGACGAATCGCCATGA
- a CDS encoding aldo/keto reductase, giving the protein MADAALSGTFKIGGDVEVHRLGFGAMRITGDGIWGEPADRAECLRTLKRLPELGVNFIDTADSYGPDVSEKLIHEALHPYKGMLIATKAGLERSGPNVWTPNGRPDYLIKEAHKSLTQLGVEQIGLWQLHRIDPKVPAGEQFGAIKSLLKDGLIKHAGLSEVSVADIEAASKVFQVATVQNRYNLVDRGSEAVLDHCEKRGIGFIPWFPLAAGSLAKPGSVLDAIARKHKAAPSQVALAWVLKRSPVMLPIPGTSKVRHLEENVAAVDIRLSDDEFATLDRAGRKAA; this is encoded by the coding sequence ATGGCCGACGCAGCTTTATCCGGCACTTTCAAGATCGGCGGCGATGTCGAGGTCCATCGGCTCGGTTTCGGCGCCATGCGCATCACCGGCGACGGCATCTGGGGTGAGCCCGCCGACCGCGCCGAATGCCTGCGCACGTTGAAGCGCTTGCCCGAACTCGGCGTGAACTTCATCGACACCGCCGACTCTTACGGACCCGATGTGTCGGAGAAGCTCATCCATGAGGCGCTGCACCCCTACAAAGGCATGCTGATCGCGACCAAAGCCGGTCTGGAACGCTCCGGCCCGAATGTGTGGACGCCGAACGGCCGGCCCGACTATCTCATCAAAGAAGCGCATAAGAGCCTCACGCAGCTCGGCGTAGAGCAGATCGGCCTGTGGCAGCTGCATCGCATCGATCCCAAGGTCCCTGCCGGCGAGCAGTTCGGCGCGATCAAGTCGCTGCTGAAGGACGGTCTGATCAAGCATGCGGGGCTGAGCGAAGTCTCGGTCGCCGACATCGAAGCCGCTTCGAAAGTGTTCCAGGTCGCCACGGTCCAGAACCGTTACAACCTGGTGGATCGCGGCAGCGAGGCCGTGCTCGACCATTGCGAGAAACGCGGCATCGGTTTCATTCCCTGGTTCCCGCTGGCGGCCGGAAGCCTCGCGAAACCCGGATCGGTGCTCGATGCGATCGCGCGGAAGCACAAGGCGGCGCCCAGCCAGGTCGCGCTGGCATGGGTGCTGAAGCGCAGTCCGGTGATGCTGCCCATCCCCGGCACGTCGAAAGTCCGTCATCTCGAAGAGAACGTGGCGGCGGTCGACATTCGTCTGAGCGACGACGAATTCGCCACGCTCGACCGGGCGGGGCGCAAAGCCGCCTGA
- a CDS encoding alpha/beta hydrolase, producing the protein MTNSQSSSASRRDLLAGVGVATAVAVAATEAGAAAKPPAKAPPARAHESYVTTKDGVQIYYKDWGSGRPIVFSHGWPLSADDWDAQMMFFLNHGYRVIAHDRRGHGRSTQVANGHDMDHYADDLLAVVEHLDLKGAVHVGHSTGGGEVTRYIARHGQARVAKGVLISAVPPLMVKTDANPEGLPKSVFDDFQAQVATNRAQFYRDVPAGPFYGYNRPGTKPSEGIIQNWWRQGMMGGAKAHYDGIVAFSQTDFTADLKKITVPVLVMHGDDDQIVPYADSAPKSAALLKNGTLKTYHGFPHGMPTTEAPTINADLLAFIQS; encoded by the coding sequence ATGACCAATTCGCAGTCTTCTTCGGCATCGCGCCGCGATCTGCTGGCCGGCGTCGGCGTCGCGACGGCCGTCGCGGTCGCCGCCACGGAGGCCGGGGCCGCGGCGAAACCGCCGGCGAAGGCGCCGCCGGCGCGCGCGCATGAGAGCTATGTCACGACCAAGGACGGCGTCCAGATCTACTACAAGGATTGGGGCTCGGGTCGGCCCATCGTGTTCAGCCATGGTTGGCCGCTGTCGGCGGACGACTGGGACGCGCAGATGATGTTCTTCCTCAATCACGGCTATCGGGTGATCGCGCATGACCGCCGCGGCCATGGCCGCTCGACCCAGGTCGCGAACGGCCACGACATGGACCACTATGCCGACGACCTGCTGGCGGTGGTCGAGCACCTCGACCTGAAGGGCGCGGTGCATGTCGGACACTCCACCGGCGGCGGCGAGGTGACCCGCTACATTGCCCGCCACGGCCAGGCGCGCGTCGCCAAGGGCGTGCTGATCAGCGCCGTGCCGCCGCTGATGGTGAAGACCGACGCCAATCCGGAAGGCCTGCCCAAATCGGTGTTCGACGACTTCCAGGCCCAGGTCGCGACCAATCGCGCGCAGTTCTATCGCGACGTGCCGGCGGGGCCGTTCTACGGCTACAACCGGCCGGGTACGAAGCCGTCGGAGGGCATCATCCAGAACTGGTGGCGCCAGGGCATGATGGGCGGCGCCAAGGCGCATTACGACGGCATCGTCGCCTTCTCGCAGACCGATTTCACCGCCGACCTGAAGAAGATCACCGTGCCGGTGCTGGTGATGCATGGCGACGACGACCAGATCGTGCCTTACGCGGACTCCGCGCCGAAATCCGCCGCGCTCCTGAAGAACGGCACGCTGAAGACCTATCACGGCTTCCCGCACGGGATGCCGACCACCGAAGCGCCGACGATCAACGCCGACCTGCTGGCGTTCATCCAGAGCTGA
- the msrB gene encoding peptide-methionine (R)-S-oxide reductase MsrB, with translation MSAYKKDEAAIARLTPEQYRVTQQSGTERPFENAFWDAKDPGLYVDIVSGEPLFASADKFDSGCGWPSFTKPVAGGKIVERTDTTLGMRRTEVRSGGADSHLGHVFDDGPEEAGGLRYCINSAALRFVPLADLEKEGYGDYLKLFTAENWRQK, from the coding sequence ATGTCCGCCTACAAGAAAGACGAAGCCGCGATCGCCCGGCTGACGCCGGAGCAATACCGCGTCACCCAGCAGAGCGGCACCGAGCGGCCGTTCGAGAACGCATTCTGGGACGCCAAGGACCCTGGCCTCTATGTCGACATCGTGTCCGGCGAGCCCTTGTTCGCGTCGGCCGACAAATTCGACAGCGGCTGCGGCTGGCCCAGCTTCACCAAGCCGGTCGCGGGCGGCAAGATCGTCGAACGCACCGACACGACGCTGGGCATGCGGCGCACCGAAGTCCGCTCGGGCGGCGCCGACAGCCATCTCGGCCATGTCTTCGACGACGGGCCGGAGGAGGCGGGCGGTCTGCGCTACTGCATCAATTCCGCCGCGCTGCGCTTCGTACCCCTCGCCGACCTTGAGAAAGAGGGCTATGGCGACTATCTGAAGCTGTTCACAGCCGAAAACTGGAGGCAGAAATGA
- a CDS encoding EAL domain-containing protein, which yields MSLHREDEDRRLAALSEYGVDEALAEPGFERLVQLAAHVFDVPIALVSLVEAERQIFAARVGLDVCETSRDVSFCAHAIRGDDIMVVPDATRDDRFRENPLVTGAPHIRFYAGAPLRAPSGAKIGTLCIIDTKPHGSFGDSERRNLTDLAALVLDKLEMRRLELARRESQNRFENIAATSPDAIICADYAGRVTFWNVAAERLLGYSAAEIAGETIDKIAPDRILNRLRYLAATVESLVEGRTAELDMHRKDGTTVPVELSVSTWREAGRTSFGAILRDVTERRANEVRLFRLAHLDPLTQLPNRMLFKSRIEQVLQTEESACVMLVDLDGFKDVNDSLGHSAGDAVLIDVAQRLLSSVRPDDTVARMGGDEFAILIPAMGDPFRASEIADAAIESVSRLVTIEGQPVQIGASVGIAIFPAHGSRGDELLSNADLALYQAKAEGRHCRRFFTPALRHAASLRHAYQGELRRAYQEGEFELFYQPQVRLSDRTLVGAEALLRWRHPEKGIIAPGAFLPALETSPLAAQIGDWAIRMACKQAAEWRGNGASSFRIGVNLFGGQFRTSDLARKVRAALAEAELPPAALELEITENIILRHDDEMIGPLRELHAEGVGIAFDDYGTGYASLSMLKRYPLNRLKVDQSFVRGMCESPTDAAIVRAILYLGRSFGCEVIAEGVETEEQLARLRKKGCEEGQGYLFGRPMTAREFGTRFGFLGAAQAKPRRNAG from the coding sequence ATGTCCCTGCATCGTGAAGATGAAGATCGCCGTCTTGCGGCATTGAGCGAATATGGCGTCGACGAAGCGCTGGCCGAACCGGGATTCGAACGCCTCGTGCAGCTCGCGGCGCACGTCTTCGACGTGCCGATCGCGCTCGTCTCCCTCGTTGAGGCAGAGCGGCAGATCTTCGCGGCACGCGTCGGGCTCGATGTCTGCGAGACGTCGCGCGACGTCTCGTTCTGCGCCCATGCCATTCGCGGCGACGACATCATGGTCGTGCCGGACGCGACGCGGGACGACCGCTTCCGGGAGAACCCGCTGGTCACCGGCGCGCCGCATATCCGTTTCTACGCAGGCGCGCCGCTCCGGGCGCCCTCGGGCGCGAAGATCGGCACGCTCTGCATCATCGATACGAAGCCGCATGGGAGTTTCGGCGATTCCGAGCGTCGCAATCTGACCGACCTCGCGGCGCTTGTGCTGGACAAGCTTGAGATGCGCCGGCTGGAGCTGGCGCGGCGCGAGAGCCAGAACCGCTTCGAGAACATCGCCGCCACCTCGCCCGACGCCATCATCTGCGCCGACTATGCCGGCCGCGTGACCTTCTGGAACGTCGCGGCGGAGCGGCTTCTGGGATATTCCGCCGCCGAGATCGCCGGCGAGACGATCGACAAGATCGCGCCGGACCGCATATTGAACAGGCTCCGCTATCTGGCGGCGACCGTCGAATCGCTCGTGGAAGGCCGCACCGCGGAGCTCGACATGCACCGCAAGGACGGCACGACGGTCCCCGTCGAGCTCTCCGTGTCGACCTGGCGCGAGGCGGGGCGCACCAGCTTCGGCGCGATCCTGCGCGACGTCACCGAGCGCCGCGCCAACGAGGTGCGGCTGTTCCGCTTGGCGCATCTGGACCCGCTCACGCAATTGCCGAACCGGATGCTGTTCAAGAGCCGTATCGAGCAGGTGCTTCAGACCGAGGAGTCGGCCTGCGTCATGCTCGTCGATCTCGACGGCTTCAAGGACGTCAACGATAGCCTGGGCCATTCGGCCGGCGACGCAGTGCTCATCGACGTCGCCCAGCGCCTGCTGTCGAGCGTGCGCCCCGACGACACTGTCGCCCGCATGGGCGGCGACGAGTTCGCGATCCTCATTCCCGCCATGGGCGATCCCTTCCGGGCGTCGGAGATCGCAGACGCGGCGATCGAGAGCGTTTCGCGGCTCGTGACGATCGAGGGCCAGCCGGTCCAGATCGGCGCGAGCGTCGGGATCGCGATTTTCCCCGCCCACGGTTCGCGCGGCGACGAATTGCTGTCGAACGCGGATCTGGCGCTCTACCAGGCCAAGGCGGAGGGCCGTCACTGCCGGCGCTTCTTCACCCCGGCGCTGCGTCACGCGGCGTCCCTGCGCCACGCCTATCAGGGCGAATTGCGCCGCGCCTATCAGGAGGGCGAGTTCGAGCTGTTCTACCAGCCGCAGGTCCGCCTTTCCGACCGGACGCTGGTCGGCGCGGAGGCGCTGCTGCGCTGGCGGCATCCCGAGAAGGGGATCATCGCGCCGGGCGCCTTCCTTCCCGCGCTGGAAACGAGCCCGCTGGCCGCGCAGATCGGCGATTGGGCCATCCGCATGGCATGCAAGCAGGCCGCCGAATGGCGCGGCAACGGCGCGTCCTCGTTCCGCATAGGCGTCAATCTTTTCGGCGGCCAGTTCCGCACCAGCGATCTGGCCCGCAAGGTGCGCGCCGCCCTGGCCGAGGCCGAACTGCCGCCGGCCGCGCTGGAACTGGAGATCACCGAGAACATCATCCTGCGGCATGACGACGAGATGATCGGTCCCTTGCGCGAGCTTCATGCCGAGGGAGTCGGCATCGCCTTCGACGACTACGGCACGGGATACGCCTCGCTCAGCATGCTCAAGCGCTATCCCTTGAACCGGCTCAAGGTCGATCAGTCCTTCGTGCGGGGCATGTGCGAATCCCCGACCGACGCCGCGATCGTGCGCGCCATCCTCTATCTCGGGCGCAGCTTCGGATGCGAGGTGATCGCCGAAGGCGTCGAGACCGAGGAGCAGCTCGCGCGGCTGCGCAAGAAGGGGTGCGAGGAAGGGCAGGGCTATCTGTTCGGCCGTCCGATGACCGCGCGGGAATTCGGCACGCGCTTCGGATTTCTCGGCGCGGCGCAGGCCAAGCCCCGGCGCAACGCCGGATAG
- a CDS encoding spore coat protein U domain-containing protein, whose protein sequence is MTIGARMFGYLLGATLLAAPMPAAAAACGTGLNPILVLATGVSFGLYSPGAAAATPSNGTVTVTCTVVLASTLPSFTIALSAGTNGTFNQRKMAFGAARLNYNLYTTASLGTIWGDGTTPTATQAYAASTGLSLTTFTAYGSLAARQFATPGLYTDGITVTVTY, encoded by the coding sequence ATGACAATCGGTGCGCGTATGTTCGGCTATCTTCTCGGCGCCACCCTGCTCGCGGCGCCGATGCCGGCCGCGGCGGCGGCTTGCGGCACCGGGCTCAATCCGATCCTGGTGCTGGCCACGGGGGTGTCGTTCGGACTGTATTCGCCGGGCGCCGCGGCCGCCACGCCGTCCAACGGAACCGTCACCGTCACCTGCACGGTCGTGCTGGCCTCGACCTTGCCGAGTTTCACGATCGCGCTGTCCGCCGGCACGAACGGCACGTTCAACCAGCGGAAGATGGCCTTCGGCGCCGCGCGCCTCAACTACAATCTCTACACGACCGCGTCGCTCGGCACGATCTGGGGCGACGGCACCACGCCGACGGCAACGCAAGCCTATGCCGCCAGCACCGGGCTCTCCCTGACGACGTTCACCGCCTATGGCAGCCTCGCCGCTCGCCAGTTCGCGACGCCCGGCCTTTATACGGACGGCATCACGGTGACGGTGACCTACTGA
- a CDS encoding PAS domain-containing protein: MTGQRSTDARPRWAAAGALGARIAAHPWTRTPLGAIETWPVELKTLVELMLDSRQPMFIAWGSERTWFYNDAFIPIAGRKHPDCLGMPASAVWAEAWTDLEPLFDQVWAGQPVHMDDISLALDRRGKPEEAHFAFSYTPARREDGTVAGLFGACMEITDQVIANRLLTSEQQRLSRLFEQAPTFMAMLRGPDHVFELANPRYLELVGHRPVIGRTLAEALPDAVAQGYLDILDGVFREGKVYSAVGSKYLRQDRPAGPIDERYVDFVYQPILDGQGAVIGIFVQGVDVTERKKMEIALQAANETLERRVADRTADLRNIQTFYLHSSECHATLALREDGRFEYDEINPATLRLYARSREEVIGRTVDEILGPDAAAILNAHLAKALKHDVPYRYSRAQGDSTIEAVVTPIPAEPGQKPRLAVTARDITERQNLEEQLRQAQKMEAVGQLTGGLAHDFNNLLQGITGALDRARHRIADGRAGDADRFLNAALESANRAAALTHRLLAFSRRQTLDPRPTDVNRLIAGMEDLVRRSVGPNIAVEVVGAGGLWPTRVDAPQLESALLNLCINARDAMPNGGKLIIETANRWLDERAAAERELPPGQYISLCVSDTGTGMTPEVAARAFDPFYTTKPLGQGTGLGLSMIYGFARQSGGQVRIYTEVGKGTTMCLYLPRHFGTADADADGTAERTHPGAGETILVVDDEPTVRMLATEVLTESGYEVLEACDAAAALKILKARPRIALLITDVGLPGGMNGSELAEAARAARKDFKVLFITGYAENASVASGRLGHGMEVLTKPFAMSALTNKVRKMLDA; the protein is encoded by the coding sequence GTGACCGGTCAACGTTCCACCGATGCCCGACCCCGCTGGGCAGCGGCGGGCGCTCTCGGTGCGAGGATCGCGGCGCACCCATGGACGCGCACACCGCTGGGCGCCATCGAAACCTGGCCCGTCGAGCTCAAAACGCTGGTCGAGCTCATGCTGGATTCCCGCCAGCCGATGTTCATCGCCTGGGGCTCGGAGCGGACCTGGTTCTACAACGACGCCTTCATCCCGATCGCGGGGCGCAAGCATCCCGATTGTCTCGGCATGCCCGCCAGCGCGGTCTGGGCCGAAGCATGGACGGATCTGGAGCCGCTGTTCGACCAGGTTTGGGCCGGGCAGCCCGTTCATATGGACGACATCTCGCTGGCCCTGGACCGGCGCGGCAAGCCGGAGGAGGCGCATTTCGCCTTTTCGTATACGCCGGCGCGGCGGGAGGACGGAACCGTCGCGGGATTGTTCGGCGCCTGCATGGAAATCACCGATCAGGTCATCGCCAACCGGCTCCTGACATCGGAGCAGCAGAGGCTGTCCCGCCTGTTCGAGCAGGCGCCGACCTTCATGGCCATGCTGCGCGGGCCCGACCATGTCTTCGAGCTGGCCAATCCGCGCTATCTGGAACTCGTGGGGCACCGCCCCGTGATCGGGCGCACCCTCGCCGAGGCTCTGCCCGATGCGGTCGCGCAGGGCTATCTGGACATCCTCGACGGCGTCTTTCGCGAGGGAAAGGTCTACTCGGCGGTCGGCTCCAAATATCTGCGACAGGACAGGCCGGCCGGGCCGATCGACGAACGCTATGTCGACTTCGTCTATCAGCCCATCCTGGACGGCCAGGGCGCGGTGATCGGCATCTTCGTGCAAGGCGTCGACGTGACCGAGCGCAAGAAGATGGAGATCGCGCTCCAGGCCGCGAACGAAACGCTCGAGCGCCGGGTCGCGGACCGCACGGCGGACCTGAGGAACATCCAGACCTTCTACCTGCACTCGTCCGAGTGCCATGCGACGCTGGCGCTGCGCGAGGACGGCCGGTTCGAGTATGACGAGATCAATCCCGCCACGCTGCGCCTCTACGCCAGGTCGCGCGAAGAGGTGATCGGCCGGACCGTCGACGAGATCCTGGGCCCGGACGCCGCCGCAATCCTGAATGCGCACCTCGCGAAAGCGCTGAAGCACGACGTGCCTTATCGATATTCCAGAGCGCAGGGCGATTCCACAATCGAGGCGGTCGTGACGCCGATCCCGGCCGAGCCCGGCCAGAAGCCGCGCCTTGCGGTCACGGCGCGGGACATCACCGAGCGCCAGAACCTCGAAGAGCAGTTGCGCCAGGCGCAGAAGATGGAAGCGGTCGGCCAACTGACCGGCGGCCTGGCGCATGATTTCAACAACCTCCTGCAAGGCATCACCGGCGCGCTGGACCGCGCCCGGCACCGCATCGCCGACGGCCGCGCCGGCGACGCGGACCGCTTCCTGAACGCCGCGCTGGAATCCGCCAACCGCGCGGCGGCGCTCACCCACCGCCTGTTGGCGTTCTCGCGGCGCCAGACGCTCGATCCCCGGCCGACCGACGTGAACCGGCTCATCGCCGGCATGGAGGATCTCGTCCGCCGCTCGGTCGGCCCCAATATCGCGGTCGAGGTGGTGGGCGCGGGCGGGCTGTGGCCGACGCGGGTCGATGCGCCGCAGCTCGAGAGCGCGCTCCTCAATCTGTGCATCAATGCGCGCGACGCGATGCCGAACGGCGGCAAGCTGATCATCGAGACCGCCAACCGATGGCTCGACGAGCGCGCGGCGGCGGAGCGCGAACTGCCGCCGGGACAATATATTTCGCTGTGCGTCTCCGATACCGGCACGGGCATGACGCCGGAGGTGGCGGCCCGCGCCTTCGATCCGTTCTACACGACCAAGCCGCTGGGCCAGGGCACGGGACTGGGGCTGTCCATGATCTACGGCTTCGCCCGCCAATCGGGCGGGCAGGTCCGCATCTACACCGAGGTCGGCAAGGGCACGACCATGTGCCTCTATCTTCCGCGCCATTTCGGAACGGCGGATGCGGACGCCGACGGGACCGCCGAGCGGACCCATCCCGGCGCGGGCGAAACCATCCTCGTGGTCGACGACGAACCGACGGTGCGGATGCTGGCGACCGAAGTCCTGACGGAGAGCGGCTATGAGGTGCTCGAGGCATGCGACGCCGCGGCGGCGCTCAAGATCCTGAAGGCCCGGCCCCGCATTGCGCTGCTGATCACCGATGTCGGGCTGCCCGGCGGCATGAACGGGAGCGAACTGGCCGAGGCGGCGCGCGCCGCGCGCAAGGACTTCAAGGTGCTCTTCATCACCGGCTATGCGGAAAACGCCAGCGTCGCCAGCGGCCGGCTGGGGCATGGGATGGAAGTGCTCACCAAGCCTTTCGCGATGTCGGCGCTCACCAACAAAGTCCGCAAAATGCTCGACGCATGA
- the msrA gene encoding peptide-methionine (S)-S-oxide reductase MsrA gives MSEERAILAGGCFWGVQDLLRKYPGVISTRVGYSGGDTPNATYRNHGDHAEAVEIAFDPAKIGYRKLLEFFFQIHDPTTVDRQGNDRGRSYRSAIFYTNDEQKRVALDTIADVEASGLWPGKVVTEVKPAGAFWEAEPEHQDYLVKYPSGYTCHFIRKDWVLPHRNEAKLSSAAE, from the coding sequence ATGAGCGAAGAACGGGCCATTCTCGCGGGCGGATGCTTTTGGGGCGTGCAGGACCTCCTGCGCAAATATCCCGGCGTGATCTCCACCCGCGTCGGCTACAGCGGCGGCGACACCCCGAACGCGACCTACCGCAATCACGGCGACCACGCCGAGGCGGTCGAGATCGCCTTCGATCCGGCGAAGATCGGCTATCGCAAGCTCCTGGAATTCTTCTTCCAGATCCACGATCCCACGACCGTGGACCGCCAGGGCAATGACCGCGGCCGCAGCTACCGCTCTGCGATCTTCTACACCAACGACGAGCAGAAGCGCGTCGCGCTGGACACCATCGCCGATGTCGAAGCCTCCGGCCTATGGCCGGGCAAGGTCGTGACCGAGGTCAAGCCGGCCGGCGCGTTCTGGGAGGCCGAGCCGGAGCACCAGGACTATCTGGTGAAATATCCCAGCGGCTACACCTGCCACTTCATCCGCAAGGACTGGGTCCTGCCGCACCGGAACGAAGCAAAGCTCAGCAGCGCGGCGGAGTGA